One genomic window of Arachis stenosperma cultivar V10309 chromosome 10, arast.V10309.gnm1.PFL2, whole genome shotgun sequence includes the following:
- the LOC130957946 gene encoding O-fucosyltransferase 38: MVNRGLHSHPSHGSSTLLASRFRARKLCGSAITFYTFFIFAFSFFLFLFYLRHFVPDEHQHHLPHPRPHPHSQSQSRSRSRSPQESSKYQYQEQLWDSPFSHALHSCLKPTAKYKGSQGFDGYLTVRSNGGLNQMRTGISDMVAVAHIMNATLVIPQLDKRSFWQDSSVFSDVFDEDHFIDSLKRDIRIVKELPKNLEAGPRARKHFTSWSGVGYYEEMKRLWNEYQVIHVAKSDSRLANNDLPLDIQRLRCRAMYQALRFSLPIEDLGKRLVDRLRSRGGRYIALHLRYEKDMLSFTGCTYGLTDAESEELRVLRENTNYWKVKKINSTEQRIGGFCPLTPKEVGVFLQALGFPPLTPIYIAAGEIYGGNTHLAELSSRFPNLVFKESLATPEELKAFTNHASQTAALDYIICVESDVFVPSHAGNMARAVEGHRRFLGHRKTINPDRKGLVEIFDKLETGELKEGAELAHLVQQMHKNRQGAPRRRLGSPAGIKGRARFRTEESFYENPYPECICGSRSKLETT; encoded by the exons ATGGTAAACAGGGGTTTGCACTCGCACCCCTCACACGGCTCCAGCACCTTGTTGGCGTCAAGATTCCGAGCAAGGAAACTGTGCGGCAGCGCCATCACTTTCTACACTTTCTTCATTTTcgccttctccttcttcctcttcctcttctaccTCAGGCATTTCGTCCCCGACGAACACCAACATCACCTTCCTCACCCTCGCCCTCACCCTCACTCCCAATCCCAATCGAGATCTAGATCGAGATCTCCCCAG GAGTCAAGCAAGTACCAGTACCAGGAGCAACTTTGGGATTCTCCTTTCAGCCATGCCTTGCACAGCTGTCTCAAGCCAACTGCTAAATATAAAG GTTCCCAAGGATTTGATGGCTATCTCACCGTGAGAAGCAATGGTGGACTAAATCAAATGCGAACTGGT ATATCAGACATGGTAGCTGTGGCACATATAATGAATGCAACTTTAGTCATCCCTCAATTGGATAAACGTTCGTTCTGGCAAGACTCAAG TGTATTTTCAGATGTATTTGATGAGGATCATTTCATTGATTCCCTGAAAAGAGATATCAGAATTGTCAAGGAACTTCCCAAGAATCTGGAAGCTGGCCCCCGGGCCAGAAAACACTTTACTTCCTGGTCTGGTGTGGGTTACTATGAAGAGATGAAAAGGTTATGGAATGAGTACCAG GTGATACATGTTGCAAAATCTGATTCTCGTCTTGCAAACAATGATCTTCCTCTGGATATCCAGAGGTTGAGATGCCGTGCAATGTACCAGGCACTTCGGTTCTCTCTTCCCATTGAAGATTTAGGAAAG AGGTTGGTGGATCGACTAAGATCACGCGGGGGAAGATATATTGCTCTTCATCTGAGATATGAGAAAGACATGCTGTCTTTTACTGGTTGTACGTATGGTCTGACAGATGCAGAGTCTGAAGAGCTGAGAGTTTTGAG GGAGAATACAAATTATTGGAAAGTAAAGAAGATCAATTCAACGGAACAGAGAATTGGAGGATTTTGTCCATTGACACCCAAGGAGGTGGGTGTTTTTCTACAAGCTCTTGGCTTCCCCCCTTTAACACCAATATACATTGCAGCTGGGGAGATCTATGGTGGTAACACTCATCTTGCAGAGCTATCGTCCCGCTTCCCCAATTTAGTCTTTAAG GAATCCCTTGCGACACCTGAAGAGCTGAAAGCTTTCACCAATCATGCATCTCAGACTGCTGCACTGGACTACATAATCTGTGTAGAGAGTGATGTATTTGTTCCATCACATGCAGGAAATATGGCAAGAGCGGTTGAGGGACACCGCAGATTTTTAGGTCATCGGAAGACAATCAATCCAGACAG gAAAGGACTCGTCGAAATTTTCGATAAGCTGGAGACTGGAGAGCTAAAAGAAGGAGCAGAATTAGCACATCTTGTGCAGCAGATGCACAAGAACAG GCAAGGAGCTCCAAGGAGAAGGTTAGGTTCCCCGGCAGGAATTAAAGGACGAGCACGTTTTAGGACTGAAGAGTCCTTTTATGAAAATCCATACCCCGAGTGTATTTGTGGTTCTAGAAGCAAACTGGAAACTACATGA